AGCCTAGGCGGTTTGCGAATCGGCCATCACGTCTTTCAGCGGCACGTCGACTTCGATGGTGGTACCGCCATTCAATCTGGATTGAATTGCCAGCGTGCCGTTCACGAAACGCACTCGCTCCCGCATGCTGATGATCCCGATACCGTCGCTCTTGAGCGCCTTGTCAGGATCGAAGCCAACGCCATCGTCATGGACGGTCAGATGAAGTCCGTCCAACGTGCCCTGC
This genomic interval from Terriglobales bacterium contains the following:
- a CDS encoding ATP-binding protein — translated: QGTLDGLHLTVHDDGVGFDPDKALKSDGIGIISMRERVRFVNGTLAIQSRLNGGTTIEVDVPLKDVMADSQTA